The following coding sequences lie in one Montipora foliosa isolate CH-2021 chromosome 11, ASM3666993v2, whole genome shotgun sequence genomic window:
- the LOC137976443 gene encoding NLR family CARD domain-containing protein 3-like translates to MEGGNERKICLPVPEDYYDIPPKRRVKPLKQSDLPIASKPWRNDDLPIDILLITVEDCEFLSCFSFLDRPFKSYKKEVGPIYFGYTGNNGDKEKLKVALMKCSKGAAVPGGSLTAVKNAVRVLSPKAVFSVGTCTGLSSDKVKLGDVVVSAKLTTATGIKTPVSRHVSDLVRDAPYGWVAPLENPDELEVEVHCDGDILSQTQAERCGCADLHLQYPEAIAVETEGEGVFAAAYDEKVEWVVVKGVARFVNETQLSRSEWMSFASSMAASVVAKMLNDPVVFQEWPHCNQEMLTQWKRKEGDAKDNIGRIEGTSNENFEQANAQKTKEGQREGESQLQEFIQLLKQIVISSTAHVTDLQQPFRPNPGEGPPAKDFTVDEIFVNVVIREGRVSYNFPADRWEQLKVYPMASAEQTNPLRPQDIFDSRHRNVLAVGRPGIGKTLLCTRLLRFWASDDNKIQSQCKVAFLLKFRHLNSEPDLNLRELLTRAETLECLEDELWQYIKDNPSKVLLIFDGLDEFSSTPGIARDDSRFNNTEEVRMPMGCLYKKIASGKLLQGSTLLTTVRPTAVKDARKLQFDRTVEITGFTFEQVEEFVEKFTKGDDSGKLKEIIWQHISTNINLFSLCYIPVNCFIICHCLLQLINISSNAEHKLPVKMTEIYSISVKIFFYKHSRGKYSCAKTELGCYMYKRFDELQPENDEVFKILGKLAFNGIKSGQLVFESHEVSGLEDCGLLHRLPDMKPRKLSQPSRAQYCFTHLIVQEFFAAKHLTDTLPKDKLQRFVADHIRVGTWKVVMQFVAGLLEPGTRQRTTKSEIFTHLLPEEIERSGRSDLIWWPCSYDDKLLALVVCKCLYEFDGEQEKAKIQSKGAEIGFNAVDFSEMEVVPIDCPAVMDFVRDANVISLRIFLNDVGPFGCKEIQYSLKDVNCKLTQLDLGGNNIRDQGAAHLSDALKDVNCKLTQLNLERNNIRSQGAAHLSDALKDVNCKLTHLDLRHNDLGDQGAAHLSDALKDVNCKLTQLNLGGNNIGDQGAAHLSDALKDVNCKLTQHNLERNNIRSQGAAHLSDALKDVNCKLTHLDLRHNDLGDQGAAHLSDALKDVNCKLTQLNLRGNNIGDQGAAHLSDVLKDVNCKLTQLNLERNNIRSQGAAHLSDALKDVNCKLTQLNLGGNNIGDQGAAHLSDALKDVNCKLTQLDLRHNDLGDQGAAHLSDALKDVNCKLTQLNLEGNNIGDQGAAHLSNALKDVNCKLTQLDLGGNNIGDQGAAHMRDALKDVNCKVPQLDLGDDEIGDQGAAHLIDAVKDVNC, encoded by the exons gtggaaatgaaaggaaaatttgTTTGCCTGTCCCTGAAGACTACTATGACATACCCCCAAAACGTAGGGTCAAGCCACTAAAACAGAGTGATCTTCCAATTGCCAGCAAACCCTGGAGAAATGATGATCTGCCGATTGATATTTTGCTAATAACAGTGGAGGATTGTGAGTTCTTGAGTTGTTTCTCATTTCTGGATCGACCCTTCAAAAGTTACAAGAAAGAAGTTGGTCCTATCTATTTTGGATACACTGGTAATAATGGTGACAAAGAGAAGCTTAAAGTTGCATTAATGAAATGTTCTAAAGGTGCCGCGGTCCCAGGGGGATCATTAACAGCAGTAAAGAATGCTGTCAGGGTCTTGAGCCCTAAGGCAGTGTTTTCAGTGGGAACTTGCACTGGTTTAAGCTCAGATAAAGTCAAACTAGGAGATGTAGTTGTATCTGCCAAGTTGACAACAGCAACTGGAATCAAAACTCCTGTAAGTAGACATGTGAGTGATCTTGTTAGAGATGCACCCTATGGGTGGGTTGCTCCTTTGGAAAATCCAGATGAATTGGAAGTTGAAGTACACTGTGATGGTGATATTTTGAGCCAAACACAGGCAGAGAGGTGTGGATGTGCTGATCTTCACTTACAATATCCAGAAGCAATTGCTGTTGAGACAGAAGGGGAAG GTGTTTTCGCTGCAGCCTATGATGAAAAGGTTGAGTGGGTGGTAGTAAAAGGTGTGGCACGTTTTGTTAATGAAACCCAACTGTCAAGAAGTGAGTGGATGTCCTTTGCAAGTAGCATGGCAGCCTCTGTTGTGGCAAAGATGCTAAATGACCCTGTTGTTTTCCAAGAATGGCCACACTGTAACCAAG aAATGCTCACCCAGTGGAAGAGGAAAGAGGGAGACGCAAAAGACAACATAGGAAGGATCGAAG GTACAAGCAACGAGAACTTTGAGCAGGCAAATGCACAGAAAACAAAGGAAGGCCAACGTGAAG GTGAATCGCAACTGCAAGAATTTATACAGTTGTTAAAACAAATTGTCATATCAAGTACCGCGCACGTTACAGATCTTCAACAACCTTTCCGACCAAATCCAGGTGAAGGGCCACCAGCTAAAGACTTCACCGTGGACGAAATCTTTGTCAATGTTGTTATTCGTGAAGGCAGAGTGAGCTATAACTTTCCTGCTGACAGATGGGAACAACTTAAAGTGTACCCCATGGCCAGTGCAGAGCAGACTAATCCTTTACGACCTCAAGATATCTTTGATTCTCGTCACAGGAACGTTCTCGCAGTTGGTCGTCCTGGAATTGGGAAAACTTTGTTATGCACTAGGCTTCTTCGATTTTGGGCTTCTGATGATAACAAAATACAATCGCAATGTAAAGTAGCCTTTCTTCTGAAATTCAGACACTTGAACTCGGAACCAGATCTTAATCTCCGTGAACTGTTGACTCGCGCAGAAACACTAGAATGTTTAGAAGATGAATTGTGGCAATACATTAAAGACAATCCAAGCAAAGTGCTTTTGATTTTCGATGGGCTTGACGAATTTTCTTCAACGCCGGGCATTGCCAGAGATGACTCTCGCTTCAACAACACTGAAGAGGTGAGAATGCCTATGGGTTGTCTGTACAAGAAAATTGCTTCTGGGAAACTTCTTCAGGGTTCTACACTGTTAACAACAGTAAGGCCAACTGCTGTTAAAGATGCCAGAAAACTACAGTTTGATAGAACCGTTGAAATCACCGGATTTACATTTGAGCAAGTTGAAGAGTTTGTGGAGAAGTTTACAAAAGGTGATGACAGTGGTAAGCTAAAAGAAATAATATGGCAACACATTAGCACCAACATCAACCTGTTTTCATTGTGCTATATCCCTGTGAATTGTTTCATCATTTGTCACTGCTTACTACAACTGATTAACATTAGCTCTAATGCTGAGCACAAACTACCCGTAAAGATGACTGAAATCTACAGCATTAGTGTGAAGATTTTCTTTTACAAGCACAGCCGTGGTAAATACAGTTGCGCTAAAACTGAGCTTGGTTGCTACATGTACAAGAGATTTGATGAGCTTCAACCTGAAAATGATGAGGTGTTTAAGATACTGGGAAAATTAGCTTTTAATGGCATTAAAAGTGGACAACTTGTCTTTGAATCACATGAAGTGAGTGGACTGGAGGATTGTGGGCTGCTTCACCGATTACCTGACATGAAACCTCGAAAACTCAGTCAACCATCCAGAGCTCAATACTGTTTTACCCACTTAATCGTTCAAGAGTTCTTTGCAGCCAAGCATCTCACAGATACCTTGCCTAAAGACAAGCTGCAAAGATTTGTCGCGGATCATATTCGTGTTGGGACCTGGAAAGTTGTAATGCAGTTTGTGGCTGGATTGTTGGAACCGGGTACTAGGCAACGAACGACAAAGAGTGAGATATTTACCCACCTTCTTCCGGAGGAGATTGAGAGGAGTGGCCGGTCAGATCTGATCTGGTGGCCATGTTCTTATGATGATAAACTTCTGGCTTTGGTCGTTTGTAAGTGTTTGTATGAGTTTGATGGCGAGCAGGAGAAAGctaaaattcaaagcaaaggaGCAGAAATTGGTTTTAATGCTGTAGATTTTAGTGAAATGGAAGTTGTTCCAATAGACTGTCCAGCGGTGATGGATTTTGTGAGGGATGCTAATGTGATATCCCTGAGAATATTTTTAAACGATGTCGGGCCATTCGGCTGTAAAGAGATTCAATattcactcaaagatgttaattgtaaactcactcagctggacctagGGGGTAACAACATAAgggatcaaggagcagcacacctgagtgatgcactcaaagatgttaattgtaaactcactcagctgaaccttgAGAGAAACAACATAAGAagtcaaggagcagcacacctgagtgatgcactcaaagatgttaattgtaaactcactcaccTGGACCTCCGGCATAACGActtaggagatcaaggagcagcacacctgagtgatgcactcaaagatgttaattgtaaactcactcagctgaacctagGGGGTAACAatataggagatcaaggagcagcccacctgagtgatgcactcaaagatgttaattgtaaactcactcaacaTAACCTCGAGAGAAACAACATAAGAagtcaaggagcagcacacctgagtgatgcactcaaagatgttaattgtaaactcactcaccTGGACCTCCGGCATAACGActtaggagatcaaggagcagcacacctgagtgatgcactcaaagatgttaattgtaaactcactcagctgaacctcaGGGGTAACAacataggagatcaaggagcagcacacctgagtgatgtactcaaagatgttaattgtaaattgACTCAACTGAACCTCGAGAGAAACAACATAAGGagtcaaggagcagcacacctgagtgatgcactcaaagatgttaattgtaaactcactcagctgaacctcggGGGTAACAacataggagatcaaggagcagcacacctgagtgatgcactgaaagatgttaattgtaaactcactcagctggacctccgGCATAACGActtaggagatcaaggagcagcacacctgagtgatgcactcaaagatgttaattgtaaactcactcagctgaacctcgaGGGTAACAacataggagatcaaggagcagcacacctgagtaatgcactcaaagatgttaattgtaaactcactcagctggacctagGGGGTAACAacataggagatcaaggagcagcacacatgcgtgatgcactcaaagatgttaattgtaaagtcCCTCAGCTGGACCTAGGGGATGacgagataggagatcaaggagcagcacacctgattGATGCAGTCAAAGATGTGAATTGTTAA